TTCGAATGACGGGGATCTCATCCTTACTCGGATCCAAAAGTATCTCGCACGCCTCTTGGATTCGATAACGATTGAGAAAATCGTTGAAGTTGCGAAACCCAAGATTGCCGTTGATAAGCCTTCTGAGTTTGTATTCGTGGACCTGAAGTTCGTCCGCAAGACCGCGTATCGTCAAACCTTCCGAGCGATACATCTTCTCTTTTTCGAAAGAATCGATGAGTTTTTTCTGAAGAATCGGATCGACGACGGGAGGTTTTTCCTCTTCTACAATTCCCACTTTCTTTTGGATGAGACCCTCTTTGAGTTCGAACATCAAAAATTGAAACGCGAGAATGAGTCCCCAGGCGAGCGCCCCGTTGATCAAATCTAAGATTTCTGAAACTTCTTTTCCGCGTAAGAAAAGATGAGAGAAGATATTGAGTGCGATTACCGTTCCGGAGATAAGAATATGAATCTGCCTGAGTGTCCTTCTGGATTCTACAAGGTCGTCCTTTCTTCCGATGTAGGTTTGGATAATCGCGGTCAAAACAAAACCGAGAGAAAAGATCGAAGGCAGAAGAATCCGGGATAAAATTCTTTCGGATTCCACCGGACCACGCAGAGAAATTTGTCCAAGATCAGGGTATGTAGCAATCGTTGAAATGATTAGTTTCCCGGCGAGAAGCGCCCAGAACCATTTTTTGATTTCGAAATGATCTTCAAACGCGGCTAACGTAATGAGCCAGTAAAAAAAAGGCAAAGCCAAAACCGATAAGAAGAGAAGATTACGAACCATCGGCGGAATCTGAACGTTTACGTCCAAATTGAGGATCAGATAAGAAAGAATCGAAAAGATAAAAAAGACGGCGATCTTTCCTCCAATATCATACCAATAACGAAGCGAGAAAAAAAGAAGGAGAGAAATCAATCCGCCTATCGAAAAGAAATGTAAGATATTTGTAATTTCAGTGATCACTGATTCCTTCCAGATTTTCCAACTCTCTCCAAAAGTCTTTTGTTTGTAAATCAGGAAGCAAGTTCCGAATGAGCCCGCTGTCTATAAAACTATCCTCTCGGTCGGACTCTACGATTTCGGATTTCGGAATTTTATCGTGTTCTTCCAGAACGGAAAAAATTTCTTTCCAAGTATGCCACTGATTGTCCGAAAGATTGAGGACGTTTGGAAGAATCTCAAAATTCTTTTCCCGAATGAGTTGTGTTAGACGAAAAACCGTAAGTGCGACGTCGTCCCCGTGTATAAGATTGAGTTGTCTTGAATTCTTCTTTACCAATCCTTTTCTCGCCCAATCCGCAGGATTTCTGCCGGGACCGTAGATTCCGCAGAGCCGAAGAATTTTGCCGCCCCTACGAAGCCATTCCTCTTCCACGGAAAAACGATCGTGATCTTCCAAGAGTGGAGTCGATTCTACGATATCGGGATCTCTTCGATAGATACTAGTAGTTCCCAGAAGAATCGGATTCTTAACCGATACAAAAAGAAGATCCAGAAAGAGAGAAGGATCTTGCAGTTTTTGAACCGGGAAAGTGACGATTCCAAGATCGATTTCCTTTGGAGAAATCTTTTTTGAAAACGTTATAAGAGAATTCGCATCGGAAAAATCGAAATTCTCAGTTCCGGAAATTTGAGTTTTTGAAGAAAAACTGCGAAGTGAAATCTCCGGAAGCGTCTGGAGCTTTTCAGCGATGCGCTTTCCGGTATAACCTAGACCGAAAACTGCAACGTTCCGCACTACTCCAATCCCAGACGTTTGTAGATGAGTCCTACTTTTTCAAGATAAGGTTCGATCTTAAAGATATCGTCCAGATCGTTTTGTGTGAGAACCTGATTGACGCGAGAATCCTTTTCCAGTCTTCCTTTGAGAGTTTCGGATTGATTCCCCCAGACCGCCATCGCGTGTTCTTGCACGATGAGATACGCGTCTTCGCGAACGATCTTTCCTTTTTCGATAAGCGCGAGAAGAACCTTTTGGGAAAAGATCAAGCCTCGTGTGACGCCTAACGTTCTTTCGATCGCATCCGGATAGACGTGAATATTTTTAATCACGAAGAGCATCTTATCCAAGATGTATTCCAGTCCAATCGTAGAATCGGGAAGTACAACTCTTTCCGCCGAAGAATGAGAAATATCCCGTTCGTGCCAGAGGGCTACGTCTTGTAATCCTACGTTTACGTTTGCCCGGATCACTCTGGAGAGCCCGGAGATTCTTTCACAGATCACAGGATTTCTTTTGTGAGGCATCGCAGAAGATCCTTTTTGTCCCACGGAAAAAGGCTCTTCCACTTCTCTTCCTTCCGTCTTTTGGAGAAGTCGGATCTCTGTCGCCATTCGATCCAGAGAAGAAGCCGTAACTCCTAAAACGGAGAGATAAAACGCGTGACGATCTCTCGATACTACTTGGGTTGCGATCGGATCGACGCGAAGTCCCATCTTCTCGCAGACATAGGATTCGATTTCGGGATCTATATTGGAATAAGTTCCTACGGCTCCTGAAAGTTTTCCGACTGCGATCTCTTCGCGGGCGTCCGCCATTCTTTTCCGATTTCGGTTTAATTCTTCAAAAAATAATGCGAACTTAAGTCCCAAGGTCATCGGCTCCGCGTGAATTCCGTGAGAACGTCCGATACAAGGAAGATCCCTATACTGAATCGCCTTCTCTTTCACCGCGACGATCAACTCGTCGGTTTTTTTTAGGATGAGATCCATTGCTTGAACCATCTGAACACAAAGCGCGGTGTCTCCGATGTCGGAGGACGTAAGACCGTAGTGAACGTGGCGTCCCGCGGGGCCGATGTAGGAATTCATATTGGTTAAGAATGCGATGACGTCGTGATGAACCTTGCTCTCGATTTCGAGAATTTCATCCACTTTAAATTTTGCTTTCGTTTTGATTTCTTGAAAGTCCTCGGCCGGAACTTCTCCGCGTTTCATTCGGATTTCGCAGGCAAGAATTTCTATTTCTTTCCAGATTTCAAATTTGTTCTCTAATTCCCAAATTTTGGAAATGGCAGGATTGGAATATCGATCGATCATTGCTGGAAGGTCCTTTTAGGAAAATGAATTCAAATCCACTCTCCTATAGAAGGTCTTTCTGTAAAAAGAAAAATTGGACCTACAAAACGAGCGAGGTCTTCTGTGAGAGGAAGTTTGCGGTGTTCCGTCCACTTTGCGCAAGGGAAATCCTTGCTCCGACAAAGGATCCCATAGAAATTCTACTTAAAAACAGACTCGAAGTCCGCCAAACGGTATCATCGAAAAGATTTTTACACCGATTTAAAAAAGGGAATTTTAATTTTAGAATTTAGAATCGAAGGCCCCTGAATCTTCCCTTCAAGCGCGTGTTTTACCGTGAAGAGCGGACGGTCTACCGTCCACTTTCACCCTAGCTCAAAAGAACGAACAAACTCACGGATCGTATTGATATGATCGATCTCCGGAGAAGGATTCTCCTTACTCGGCTCATAGAGATGCTCGTCGAAAACGTGGTAATCAAAAATCTTCAAAGAAAAATCCGGAAACGTAATGATGATATTTTCCGAATGGATATCAAAGATCAGCTTCTCTTCTTCAGCGAGATGTTTCGTCACTTCGATTACTCGGTGAAAATCCAAAGCGATCTTTTTCAACTTCGAACGACTGATCACGCCGAACTTATGAGTATCAAAGTTCAACTTCCATTTTGGAAAGAACGCGTCTTGCAGAGGATTCTGTCGTATCTTTTCGTTGAGGCGAATGAATTCTTTTAAGTGTTTTCCGGGAAGGAGATTTTGATTGTCGCAAGGGGTTAACGTAAGAATCGGAATTCCAAACGGAGTTCTTCTCGCACGAAGACCCATAAAGTAGCGAGTTGGAAGAACCAAATCCGGGATGAGAGACTTGAGCTTCCAATAATGAAGACGTTCCAAACCGAGCCTTGAAAATTTAAACTGAATGTCTTCTTTTGCGGATCGACCCCAAGTTTTGGATTTCAAAAACTCCATCAAATGAATTTCTTCCGGTTTCAAATAACGATCCAGATTCTTATTCACGTGTTTGTATAAGGAACCGAAGATCGGATCCGAAGGAAGTTTGGATTTACCGATCTTAACGACCTGATTCCAAGGAAGTGCGTAAACAAACTTATAAGAACCTCTTCCGATGTATTTTTCGGCGGAAAGAGGCATGAAGTTATCAAGATATTCTCTATCATAACGATGCGTTATGCGAAACAGATGAGAAACCGGGAAAAGTTTTTCGTATGTTTTTCTCACGAAGCCCGATTCTCTCAGACGAAAATCGACGGGAAGATCTTCGATCGGGATTTCCGGTTTTGCCTTATCCGGATCGTAGAAGAGTTCCTTATCGAGCCCCTTCTCCAAGAGCTCGATAAAGTTCGGAATTTTAGGCGAACTTAAAAAATCGCGTATGACCCCGCCTAACTCTCCTAAACGATTTCTCTGAGCCATAAGCTTGAAAACTTACTGAAAATAAACCTTTTCTGGAATCGAGGACAATTTCGTTTTATTCAAAATCGCTTCTTCGAGTTTGGAAGAACGTTCTTGGTCCAACCACCAAAGAGAAGAGGCCTCTTTTTCGCTTCCGTATTTTCCGAGAGGATTTTTCGGAGATTTGAATTTATTCCAATACATGATTCTTGTCGCGCTCGTGTTCCAGAGAAGAACATAAGGAACTTGTAATGTAAGAATCTTATCTATTTTTTTAAGAATTTCGTTTCTTTTTGGAATGGAGAATTCGGCCCTTTGTTGTTCGATGAGTTTATCCACTTCCGGATTCTTAAACCCAGCAAGATTGGGCTGACCTTTTTCTTCAGCGTATTTGGAATACCACATCGCTTCCGGATCCTTAAAAATTCCTCCACCCCAGGCCGCCCAGGTCATGTCGAAATCGTATTTATCCATTCGAGAACTCCATTCCGCAAGATCCGTGGATTCGAGACTGATGATGATCCCGACTTCTTTCGCTCTTTCTTGAATCAGAGTCAGATACTTTTCGGACTTCTTATCCCTTTCCAGAATGCTGAACTTAAATTCTTTTCCGTCTTTTTCAAGAATTCCTCTGGCGTTTGTTTTCCAACCCGCCTGCGCGAGAAGTTCTCTCGCCTTTTTAACGTCGAAATCGATCGGAGGATTGGGAGAACCGTTCGCCCAAAGGTCTTGGTAGAATGCGTTGGTTTCCTCGTATTCGTTGTATGCAAGTTTTTCAATCAGGAGTTTACGATCCACGAGGTGAGCGAATGCTTTTCTCACTCTCACATCCGAAAAGATCTCTCTTCGCATATTAAAAACCAAACCTTGGAAACCGATCGGTTTGGAGTTGTAGATCTTTTGTTTGAGAATGTAGTTCTCGTCGAATTTTTCGCCAACCGCATCCTTTACCCAAAAAGAAGCAGTGTAAGTCGGATAAATATCTATATCACCTTTTTTGAATGCTTGAAACGCAATCGGTTCTTCGTTATAGACCTTAAAAAGAATCGTATCGAAATTGTCGAGGCCCTTGTAAAAAGGATAAGCTCGCATCCAATAGTCGCCTCTTCTTCTCATCTTTACATAACGACCCTTTTTTGCGGACAACATCGAATAAGGCCCCGAGACCACAGGAAAATCAAAATTCTCCTTATCAAAGTTTCTCCCTTGGAAGTGATGCGCCGGAAGAATGTAGAGCGAATTCGCGATCGTATTAAAATTGGACCAGTGGATTTCTTTTTGAGTAAATTCGACTTCTCGATCGTTTAGAACCACCGGCTTTTCAAAACGGGAAAGATCGATTCGAAACACTGCGGTATTATTATTCTTATCCATCAGGGTTTCGTATGTAAAAAGAACGTCATGCGCCGTGATCGGTTTTCCATCCGACCAAGTCGCGTTCGAGTCGATTGTAAAAGTAAATTTCTTTTTATCCGGAGAAATTTTCCAAGAAGAAGCGAGATGAGGAATCGGTTCGAGTGTGATCGGATGATAGTCGAGAAGAGGTTCGAACATCAGGCCGAAGATATGCGCGGTAGTCGAAAATTGATCCAAATAGTAGTTCAAAGATTTCGGAAACTGATGACTATAGATCCGAAAGGTTCCTCCCTTTTTTGCTTCCGGGGAAACGATCGGGTTTTGAACTCGAAGCGCCGCCGGAATCGAATCCGGATTCCCTTTCCAAAGAACGTCTTCAACAACCGCGGAAGTATCGGCTTCTTCTTTTTCTCCGCACTGAATGAGAACGCCGGCGGAGACAAAAAGAAAAGAACAGTAAATAAAAAATTGATAGATCTTTTTCAAAAAAAGTTACCTCGTGTTAATTTTTAATTCGATGAGCTTGATAAACGTCCGGGATTTGTTTTAGATTGCTCAGAATTTCCTTGAGCTGATCCAAATGTTCCACTTCCACTTCAAAACTAGCAACGAGATTTCCTCTCTGATCCGTAGAGGCTTTGGATTCTCGAATGTTGGTTTGTGTGTTGGAAATAGATTTTACGATTTCCATAAAGATACCTTGACGATCTTTGGATTTCACTTCGATCAAAACTGGAATGGATTCGCTCTGACCGTAGTCCCATTCGACCGTGATGACACGCATGGATTCTTCTTGTTCCTGTTGTTTGGCGGTAGTACATCCTTTTTTATGAATGCTAACACCTCTTCCTCTCGTAACAAAACCGATGATCTCGTCGCCCGGAAGAGGAGAACAACAACCCGAAAGTCGAACTGGAATTCCACGAAGGCCCGCGACTATGACCTTACCCGCGGCTAAGTCGATTTGTTTCGTAGGTCTGGAAGAAGGTTTTTTCTTGAGCTCTTCCAAGACGTCCGCGTTAAGCGTAATCTCAGCGGCGAACTCCGCCTCTTGTTGAAGATCCTTTTTGGTTTCTTCTCTGAGTCTTCGAAAGTAAGCTCGAAGTTTTTGTCTCGCGGAAGGAGTTCTTACGATCCGAAGCCAGATCGGAGAAGGTTTGGTTCTTTTATCGGTGATGATTTCGATCTGATCTCCGGAACGAATTTCGGTTCGAAGAGGAAGCATTCTTCCGTTGATTCTTCCGCCCTTTGCTTTTAAACCGACATCGGTATGAATCCGAAACGCAAAGTCTAAGATCGTCGCACCTTTTGGTAACTGGAGAATCTCGCCTTTCGGCGTAAAGACGAAGACTTCGTCCTCGTGAAGATCGTATTTTAATTCTTCAACAAACTCTTTTGGATCCAGAGCGGAATCCTGCCAGGAACTCAAGAGTTCGAGCCATTTTACCTTTACGCTCTTTCCGCCCGTGGAAGGTTTTCCTTCCTTATACATCCAGTGTGCTGCGATTCCGTATTCCGCGATATCGTTCATCTCTCTGGTTCGAATCTGAACCTCGAGAGGTTTTCCGTCGGGTCCGATCACGGTCGTATGAAGGGATTGATACATGTTTGTTTTAGGAGTTGCGATATAATCCTTAAAACGACCCGGAACCGGGTTCCAAAGAGTATGCACGATTCCTAATACACCGTAACAATCCTTAACTTCGTTTGCAATGATTCGAATCGCGCGAAGATCGAAGATTTCGTGAAAGGTTTTTTCCTTGAGCTTCATCTTTCTATAGATGGAATAAAAATGCTTTGCCCTTCCGTCGACGTCGGCTTCGATCTGAATTTCGGAAAGCCTCTGGAGAAGAATGATCTTGAGGGTTTCCAGAAAACCTTCTCTTTCCGACTTCTTGGAATTGATATTTTTCTTAACGTCTTGATATTCTTCCGGATTGAGAATTTGAAACGCGAGGTCTTCTAGTTCGGATTTGATTTTGTAAATCCCAAGTCTTCCGGCGATCGGCGCATAAAGAGAAAGTGTTTCTTGCGCGATTCTTCTTTGTTTTTCCGCGGGCTGAAAAGAAAGGGTCCGCATGTTATGAGTTTTATCGGCGAGTTTGATCAGGATGACTCGGATGTCCTTGATCGTAGCGACGATGATCTTACGAATATTCTCCGCTGCTTCGGTTTCTTTCGATTGGCTTTTGATCTTGGAAATTTTAGTGACGCCTTCCACGAGATCGGTGATGTCCTCTCCAAAGTCCCGAATCATATCATCGCGGGAATATTGCGTATCTTCGATGACGTCGTGAAGAAGACCGGCGCAGATGACCTTCTCGTCCAAGCCGAGTTCGAAAAGAAGATATCCTACTTGAAGAGGATGTACGATATAAGGTTCGCCGGAAAGACGGAACTGTCCTTGGTGCGCCTTTTCGGACACGTCATACGCCTTTAAAACGGATTCGTATGCGTTGTCTCCTAAGGTTTCTCGAACACCTTCGAAGAGCATTTCTTTGGATGCGGCTGCTTTCACAAATCCCATTCTCAGTGTTGTTCTATATCTAAACCGAGGTCTAGAAAACGAGTCGTATGAGTCAGATATCCCATGCTCACTCCGGCGCCTGAAAGTTCGGAGAGCGCTTCCAGTTTTTCGGGAGTGATACCGCCTGAGAATTCGATCTGAATTTTCGGAGCTTTTTGTTTCAAGATTGAATACGCGGTCTTTGTATCTTCCAGAGAAAAGTTATCCA
This is a stretch of genomic DNA from Leptospira tipperaryensis. It encodes these proteins:
- a CDS encoding extracellular solute-binding protein, coding for MYQFFIYCSFLFVSAGVLIQCGEKEEADTSAVVEDVLWKGNPDSIPAALRVQNPIVSPEAKKGGTFRIYSHQFPKSLNYYLDQFSTTAHIFGLMFEPLLDYHPITLEPIPHLASSWKISPDKKKFTFTIDSNATWSDGKPITAHDVLFTYETLMDKNNNTAVFRIDLSRFEKPVVLNDREVEFTQKEIHWSNFNTIANSLYILPAHHFQGRNFDKENFDFPVVSGPYSMLSAKKGRYVKMRRRGDYWMRAYPFYKGLDNFDTILFKVYNEEPIAFQAFKKGDIDIYPTYTASFWVKDAVGEKFDENYILKQKIYNSKPIGFQGLVFNMRREIFSDVRVRKAFAHLVDRKLLIEKLAYNEYEETNAFYQDLWANGSPNPPIDFDVKKARELLAQAGWKTNARGILEKDGKEFKFSILERDKKSEKYLTLIQERAKEVGIIISLESTDLAEWSSRMDKYDFDMTWAAWGGGIFKDPEAMWYSKYAEEKGQPNLAGFKNPEVDKLIEQQRAEFSIPKRNEILKKIDKILTLQVPYVLLWNTSATRIMYWNKFKSPKNPLGKYGSEKEASSLWWLDQERSSKLEEAILNKTKLSSIPEKVYFQ
- a CDS encoding RelA/SpoT family protein; this translates as MGFVKAAASKEMLFEGVRETLGDNAYESVLKAYDVSEKAHQGQFRLSGEPYIVHPLQVGYLLFELGLDEKVICAGLLHDVIEDTQYSRDDMIRDFGEDITDLVEGVTKISKIKSQSKETEAAENIRKIIVATIKDIRVILIKLADKTHNMRTLSFQPAEKQRRIAQETLSLYAPIAGRLGIYKIKSELEDLAFQILNPEEYQDVKKNINSKKSEREGFLETLKIILLQRLSEIQIEADVDGRAKHFYSIYRKMKLKEKTFHEIFDLRAIRIIANEVKDCYGVLGIVHTLWNPVPGRFKDYIATPKTNMYQSLHTTVIGPDGKPLEVQIRTREMNDIAEYGIAAHWMYKEGKPSTGGKSVKVKWLELLSSWQDSALDPKEFVEELKYDLHEDEVFVFTPKGEILQLPKGATILDFAFRIHTDVGLKAKGGRINGRMLPLRTEIRSGDQIEIITDKRTKPSPIWLRIVRTPSARQKLRAYFRRLREETKKDLQQEAEFAAEITLNADVLEELKKKPSSRPTKQIDLAAGKVIVAGLRGIPVRLSGCCSPLPGDEIIGFVTRGRGVSIHKKGCTTAKQQEQEESMRVITVEWDYGQSESIPVLIEVKSKDRQGIFMEIVKSISNTQTNIRESKASTDQRGNLVASFEVEVEHLDQLKEILSNLKQIPDVYQAHRIKN
- the purB gene encoding adenylosuccinate lyase; translation: MIDRYSNPAISKIWELENKFEIWKEIEILACEIRMKRGEVPAEDFQEIKTKAKFKVDEILEIESKVHHDVIAFLTNMNSYIGPAGRHVHYGLTSSDIGDTALCVQMVQAMDLILKKTDELIVAVKEKAIQYRDLPCIGRSHGIHAEPMTLGLKFALFFEELNRNRKRMADAREEIAVGKLSGAVGTYSNIDPEIESYVCEKMGLRVDPIATQVVSRDRHAFYLSVLGVTASSLDRMATEIRLLQKTEGREVEEPFSVGQKGSSAMPHKRNPVICERISGLSRVIRANVNVGLQDVALWHERDISHSSAERVVLPDSTIGLEYILDKMLFVIKNIHVYPDAIERTLGVTRGLIFSQKVLLALIEKGKIVREDAYLIVQEHAMAVWGNQSETLKGRLEKDSRVNQVLTQNDLDDIFKIEPYLEKVGLIYKRLGLE
- a CDS encoding AraC family transcriptional regulator; amino-acid sequence: MITEITNILHFFSIGGLISLLLFFSLRYWYDIGGKIAVFFIFSILSYLILNLDVNVQIPPMVRNLLFLSVLALPFFYWLITLAAFEDHFEIKKWFWALLAGKLIISTIATYPDLGQISLRGPVESERILSRILLPSIFSLGFVLTAIIQTYIGRKDDLVESRRTLRQIHILISGTVIALNIFSHLFLRGKEVSEILDLINGALAWGLILAFQFLMFELKEGLIQKKVGIVEEEKPPVVDPILQKKLIDSFEKEKMYRSEGLTIRGLADELQVHEYKLRRLINGNLGFRNFNDFLNRYRIQEACEILLDPSKDEIPVIRIAMDLGYQSLGPFNRAFKELTTLTPTEYRKNRVDPKINLNDFENSKLK